Below is a genomic region from Roseovarius arcticus.
TGCTGTGCGGGTCGACGTGCTGAACGGCACGCATGCGGGGGAGTATATCGGTGCCGCATCGCTGGGCGTTCGGCCCATGTTCGACGGCGAAATGCCGAACCTCGAGACGTTTCTTTTTGATTTCTCGGGCGATCTGTACGGCGCCGATATGTCCGTCGCGCTGGTTGATTATCTGCGCCCCGAGGCAAAATTTGATAGCCTAGAGGCGTTCATCGCCCAGATGGATGCCGATTGCGCGCAGGCACGCCGCATATTGGAGGCCCTATGACAGCCCCCCTGCGCCCCCGCTTTTGGGAGGATACCCCGCCCAGCCGCATGACGCGTCCCGAGTGGGAGGCGCTGTGTGACGGCTGCGGCAAGTGCTGCATGAACAAGTTGGAGGACGAGGATACTGGCGAGGTTGTGATGACCCGCGTCGCCTGCCGCCTTTTCGACGATACCACCTGCCAATGCGCGCAGTATCCGATCCGCCACAAGTTCGTGCCGGAATGTATCGTGCTGAAACCGACCAATATGGACGCAAACCTCTACTGGATGCCCGAAACCTGCGCCTACAAACTGCTGTGGCAAGGCAAGAAGCTGTATGACTGGCACCCGCTGATCTCGGGCGATCCGCAGACAGTGCATGACGCCCGCGTGTCGATGCAAAGCCGGACTGTGCCGGAATTCGAGATCGACGAAGACGACTGGGAAGA
It encodes:
- a CDS encoding YcgN family cysteine cluster protein produces the protein MTAPLRPRFWEDTPPSRMTRPEWEALCDGCGKCCMNKLEDEDTGEVVMTRVACRLFDDTTCQCAQYPIRHKFVPECIVLKPTNMDANLYWMPETCAYKLLWQGKKLYDWHPLISGDPQTVHDARVSMQSRTVPEFEIDEDDWEDHIIEEPT